A stretch of [Clostridium] scindens DNA encodes these proteins:
- a CDS encoding phenylacetate--CoA ligase family protein, which translates to MRMTELQFRLIKENLRLLTSKPCFYKEKLQDIDIESIKTQEDFEKLPFTWKGDLREAYPLGLQAVPDEEIVRIHSSSGTTGTPIIIPYTQKDVDDWAKMFARCYEMAGITALDRIQITPGYGLWTAGIGFQLGAEHLGAMTIPMGPGNTDKQLRMMQDMKATVLCATSSYALLLAEEIAKRDMTDKVCLKKGVIGSERWGEKMRKRIAAELGVQLYDIYGLTEVYGPGIAMSCDYECGMHYWDDYVYFEIVDPKSGEVLPDGEIGELVITTLRKQGAPLIRYRTHDLTRFIPGDCPCGSRFPRIDTLIGRTDDMVKVKGVNIFPSQIEEMLKGVEEASSEYQFMLDHMNGKDVCTLFVEINKDVEPKTAAKVIQQEFKAKIGIMTNVKPVAIGDLPRSEKKSTRIFDNRY; encoded by the coding sequence ATGCGGATGACAGAGTTACAATTCAGACTGATCAAGGAAAATTTGAGATTATTGACATCAAAGCCCTGCTTTTATAAAGAGAAGCTGCAGGATATTGATATTGAATCTATTAAGACCCAGGAAGATTTTGAAAAACTGCCGTTTACCTGGAAAGGAGACTTAAGGGAGGCCTATCCGCTGGGGCTGCAGGCAGTGCCTGACGAAGAGATTGTAAGGATCCATTCTTCTTCCGGGACCACAGGGACGCCGATCATCATCCCTTATACCCAGAAAGACGTGGACGATTGGGCAAAGATGTTCGCAAGATGCTATGAGATGGCGGGGATTACGGCGCTTGACCGTATCCAGATCACGCCTGGCTATGGATTGTGGACGGCAGGCATCGGATTCCAGCTGGGAGCCGAGCACCTGGGGGCCATGACAATCCCTATGGGACCGGGGAATACGGATAAGCAGCTGCGCATGATGCAGGATATGAAGGCCACGGTCCTCTGTGCCACCTCGTCTTATGCGCTGCTTCTGGCGGAGGAGATTGCCAAGAGAGACATGACGGATAAGGTCTGCCTGAAAAAAGGCGTGATCGGCTCCGAACGCTGGGGCGAGAAGATGCGCAAAAGGATCGCCGCGGAACTGGGCGTCCAGCTCTATGATATCTATGGGCTGACTGAGGTGTATGGCCCGGGAATCGCCATGAGCTGCGACTATGAGTGCGGCATGCATTACTGGGATGATTATGTATACTTTGAAATTGTTGACCCCAAGAGCGGAGAAGTGCTTCCGGACGGGGAGATCGGGGAACTAGTCATCACGACGCTTCGCAAGCAGGGAGCGCCGCTGATCCGTTACAGGACCCATGACTTGACCAGATTTATTCCGGGCGACTGCCCTTGCGGCTCACGGTTCCCAAGAATTGATACTTTGATCGGACGTACCGATGATATGGTAAAAGTAAAAGGCGTGAACATCTTTCCAAGCCAGATTGAAGAGATGCTAAAGGGCGTGGAAGAGGCGTCCAGCGAGTATCAGTTCATGCTGGACCATATGAATGGAAAGGACGTATGCACCTTATTCGTGGAGATCAACAAGGATGTGGAGCCAAAAACGGCGGCAAAGGTGATCCAGCAGGAGTTTAAAGCAAAGATTGGAATTATGACCAATGTAAAGCCGGTTGCAATCGGAGACCTTCCAAGAAGCGAGAAGAAATCCACCCGTATTTTTGACAACCGATACTAG
- a CDS encoding indolepyruvate oxidoreductase subunit beta, which yields MNKNCLLCGVGGQGVVLASKLIAYAAMDKGMDVRTSETIGMAQRGGSVVSHVRMGEDIHSPMIPKGSADVIMAFEPAEAVRCLPYLKEGGVAVVNRKAMQPVTATLGGGGYDGEAMIAYLKKHVHQLYVIDGEAICQKAGSPKVLNVALLGVALGSKVLDIQMEDMKAELARRVKPQYAKMNVLALELGAAAAQSRDYNER from the coding sequence ATGAATAAAAATTGTCTGTTATGCGGAGTCGGAGGGCAAGGCGTAGTGCTTGCCTCCAAGCTGATCGCCTATGCGGCGATGGATAAGGGGATGGATGTACGTACGTCAGAGACCATCGGGATGGCCCAAAGAGGCGGATCAGTAGTCAGCCATGTAAGGATGGGAGAGGATATCCATTCTCCCATGATTCCAAAAGGAAGCGCGGATGTCATCATGGCTTTTGAGCCCGCTGAGGCAGTAAGATGCCTTCCTTATCTGAAGGAAGGCGGCGTAGCGGTAGTAAACAGGAAGGCCATGCAGCCTGTGACAGCCACGCTTGGCGGAGGCGGCTACGATGGCGAGGCAATGATCGCATATCTGAAGAAGCATGTCCATCAGCTGTATGTCATTGACGGGGAAGCCATCTGCCAGAAGGCGGGATCCCCCAAGGTGCTTAATGTGGCGCTTCTGGGAGTCGCGCTGGGGAGCAAGGTGCTGGATATCCAGATGGAGGATATGAAGGCGGAACTTGCCAGGAGAGTGAAGCCCCAGTATGCCAAGATGAATGTGCTGGCGCTGGAACTGGGGGCTGCTGCCGCACAGTCAAGAGATTATAATGAAAGATAA
- the iorA gene encoding indolepyruvate ferredoxin oxidoreductase subunit alpha, giving the protein MAKELLMGNEAIGLGAIHAGVGLVSGYPGTPSTEILETVARYNDDGRIHVEWSVNEKAALEVAAGGAYAGARTLVTMKQVGLNVASDPLMSLAYVGVKGGMVIVAADDPGPISSQTEQDTRHFGAFSKLPVFDPSSPEEAYEMVKDAFEYSERYGTPVLLRPTTRVCHGCATVELKGEAKIKEPEGFLKDTSRWVIFPKLSYQNHRKIEKRNVELSHVFSSYRYNTVEGKADSRKGIATGGISYAYAKETVPEEIRLLRVGTPHPFPEDLAVSFLEGLDEVLVIEELDPVIETELLKIAGKYHLPVNIKGKLTGDTRNAGENSTESVREDLGRFVPEFMAGNQAEGAAAEEMPPLPIRPPVLCAGCPHRASFYAVKQAAKGRKAVFSGDIGCYTLGNSKPLDMVDTCLCMGADVTIAQGLHIIEPDTVNFAFIGDSTFFASGLTGVVNAVYNQTDIVLVVLDNSTTAMTGHQPHPGTGKTMMGEVVAKVSIEKILEGIGVSRIVKADPLNLNEAVEAVKEVMDEAGVRVVIFKSPCIAVTRPTARYHVAADSCTFCRQCIRELGCPAIVIEEGKAAIEPSLCSGCGICAQVCKFDAIQEVAHDE; this is encoded by the coding sequence ATGGCGAAAGAACTACTGATGGGAAATGAAGCGATCGGGCTTGGCGCCATCCATGCGGGAGTCGGCCTTGTGTCCGGCTATCCCGGGACGCCGTCTACGGAGATACTGGAGACGGTTGCCAGGTATAACGATGATGGAAGGATACATGTAGAATGGTCCGTCAATGAGAAGGCAGCCCTGGAAGTGGCGGCAGGCGGAGCTTATGCGGGAGCGAGAACCTTAGTGACCATGAAGCAGGTGGGACTGAATGTGGCTTCTGATCCGCTGATGAGCCTGGCCTACGTGGGTGTAAAAGGCGGGATGGTCATCGTGGCGGCGGATGATCCGGGTCCCATATCCTCCCAGACGGAGCAGGACACCCGGCATTTTGGGGCATTTTCCAAACTTCCGGTGTTTGATCCCTCCTCTCCGGAGGAAGCTTACGAAATGGTAAAGGATGCATTTGAATATTCGGAAAGATACGGAACACCGGTCCTGCTAAGGCCTACGACCCGCGTATGCCACGGCTGTGCGACGGTGGAATTAAAAGGAGAGGCAAAGATAAAAGAGCCGGAAGGCTTCCTAAAAGATACCAGCCGCTGGGTGATATTTCCAAAGCTTTCCTATCAGAACCATAGGAAGATCGAGAAGAGAAATGTGGAACTGTCCCATGTATTTTCTTCTTACAGGTATAATACGGTGGAAGGGAAGGCAGATTCCAGGAAAGGCATAGCCACGGGCGGCATCAGTTATGCATATGCCAAGGAAACTGTCCCGGAAGAGATAAGGCTTCTGCGCGTGGGGACCCCACATCCGTTTCCCGAGGATCTGGCAGTCTCGTTCCTGGAAGGGCTGGATGAAGTGCTGGTGATAGAAGAACTGGACCCGGTTATTGAGACGGAACTTTTGAAGATAGCGGGCAAATACCATCTTCCCGTGAACATCAAGGGCAAGCTGACCGGAGATACCAGGAATGCAGGGGAAAATAGTACAGAAAGCGTCAGGGAAGACCTGGGGCGCTTTGTTCCTGAATTTATGGCAGGGAATCAGGCAGAGGGAGCAGCCGCAGAAGAGATGCCCCCGCTTCCTATCCGTCCTCCGGTGCTGTGCGCCGGATGCCCGCACCGGGCTTCCTTCTATGCGGTAAAGCAGGCCGCAAAAGGCAGGAAGGCCGTGTTTAGCGGCGACATCGGATGCTATACCCTCGGCAATTCAAAGCCCCTAGATATGGTAGACACCTGTCTGTGCATGGGCGCGGACGTGACCATCGCCCAGGGACTTCATATCATAGAGCCGGATACGGTGAACTTTGCATTTATCGGCGATTCTACGTTTTTTGCCTCTGGGCTTACGGGCGTGGTCAATGCGGTCTATAATCAGACGGATATCGTGCTGGTCGTGCTGGATAATTCTACAACAGCGATGACCGGGCACCAGCCGCATCCGGGAACCGGCAAGACGATGATGGGAGAAGTGGTGGCCAAGGTGAGTATCGAGAAGATTCTGGAAGGGATCGGCGTAAGCCGGATCGTTAAGGCAGATCCTCTGAACCTGAACGAAGCGGTGGAGGCAGTGAAGGAAGTCATGGATGAGGCCGGGGTAAGGGTCGTAATATTCAAGTCCCCATGTATTGCCGTCACCAGACCGACCGCCAGATATCATGTGGCGGCGGATTCCTGCACGTTCTGCAGGCAGTGCATCCGGGAACTGGGATGCCCGGCGATCGTGATCGAGGAAGGCAAGGCCGCAATCGAGCCGTCTTTGTGCTCCGGATGCGGCATCTGCGCGCAGGTCTGCAAGTTTGACGCGATACAGGAGGTGGCTCATGATGAATAA
- a CDS encoding fructose-1,6-bisphosphatase codes for MKELDVRYLERLSQLYPTIAKASTEIINLQAILNLPKGTEHFLTDIHGEYEAFSHVLKNGSGSVRRKVDDVFGNTMSSRDKQGLATLIYYPREKMDRIKKEEKNIEDWYKITLYRLIEVCKCAASKYTRSKVRKALPPDFAYVIEELITEKAEMTDKESYYNAIVSTIIRIGRAEEFIVALSELIQRLTVDHLHIVGDIYDRGPGPHIIMEKLMEHHSVDIQWGNHDVLWMGAAAGQRGCIANVIRICARYGNLDILEEGYGINLLPLATFAMATYGDDPCECFQLKGEPNYSQTEMLLDIKMHKAMSIIQFKVEGQIIKKNPGFKMESRNLLHHIDYEKGTIEIDGQTYELLDKNFPTIDPKKPYALTKEEEDVMDRLERAFLNCEKLQRHMRFLLSKGGLYKVYNNNLLYHGCVPLKDDGSLKTVRIYGRSYKGKSLYEVLESYVRKGFYAVDPKEKERGKDMMWYIWLSENSPLFGKDKMATFERYFLADKETHKEKKNPYYCLLENEKVINGILKEFGLPEEGTHIINGHVPVKSKNGENPIKCNGKVLVIDGGFSRAYQKETGIAGYTLIYNSYGLILAAHEPFESTEAAIEKESDIHSDSTIVKRVAIRKLVGDTDIGKDLKEQIEDLEALLMAYRSGRIAERM; via the coding sequence ATGAAAGAGTTAGACGTACGTTACCTGGAAAGGCTTTCTCAACTGTATCCGACCATCGCGAAGGCATCGACAGAGATTATTAACTTGCAGGCGATTCTGAATCTGCCGAAAGGCACAGAGCATTTTCTTACGGATATTCATGGAGAATATGAGGCTTTTTCCCATGTCCTTAAGAATGGCTCTGGTTCAGTGCGCCGTAAAGTCGATGATGTATTCGGGAATACTATGAGTAGCAGGGATAAGCAGGGCCTTGCTACTCTTATTTATTACCCGAGGGAGAAGATGGACAGGATCAAGAAGGAAGAGAAGAACATTGAGGACTGGTATAAGATTACGCTGTACCGCCTGATTGAAGTGTGCAAGTGCGCTGCAAGCAAATATACCCGGTCCAAAGTAAGAAAAGCCCTGCCTCCGGATTTTGCCTACGTGATTGAAGAACTGATTACGGAAAAGGCGGAGATGACGGATAAGGAGTCTTACTACAATGCTATTGTAAGCACGATTATCCGGATCGGCCGGGCGGAAGAGTTTATCGTGGCCCTAAGCGAGCTGATCCAGCGGCTTACCGTAGATCATCTGCATATCGTGGGAGATATCTATGACAGAGGGCCTGGACCGCATATCATCATGGAAAAACTGATGGAGCACCATTCTGTGGATATCCAGTGGGGCAATCATGACGTGCTGTGGATGGGTGCTGCCGCAGGCCAGAGGGGATGCATCGCCAATGTGATCCGCATCTGCGCGCGGTATGGGAACCTGGATATCCTGGAAGAAGGCTACGGAATCAATCTGCTGCCACTGGCCACATTTGCCATGGCTACATATGGGGACGATCCCTGCGAATGCTTCCAGTTAAAGGGAGAGCCGAATTACAGTCAGACGGAGATGCTCCTGGATATCAAGATGCACAAGGCGATGTCCATCATACAGTTTAAGGTGGAAGGCCAGATCATCAAAAAGAATCCAGGATTCAAGATGGAAAGCAGAAATCTGCTGCATCATATCGACTATGAAAAGGGAACAATAGAGATAGACGGGCAGACTTATGAACTGCTGGATAAGAACTTCCCTACCATCGATCCTAAGAAGCCTTATGCCCTTACCAAGGAAGAGGAAGATGTAATGGACCGGCTGGAGCGGGCCTTCTTAAACTGCGAAAAGCTGCAGCGTCATATGCGCTTCCTTTTGAGCAAGGGAGGACTTTACAAAGTCTACAATAATAATCTTCTCTATCATGGCTGCGTGCCGCTCAAAGATGACGGAAGCCTGAAGACGGTCCGCATCTATGGACGCTCTTATAAAGGAAAGAGCCTGTACGAGGTCCTGGAAAGCTATGTGAGGAAGGGCTTCTATGCCGTGGATCCAAAGGAAAAGGAGCGTGGCAAGGATATGATGTGGTATATCTGGCTCAGCGAGAATTCCCCTCTGTTCGGCAAAGACAAGATGGCCACATTCGAGCGTTATTTTCTGGCTGACAAGGAAACCCACAAGGAGAAAAAGAATCCTTATTATTGTCTCCTGGAAAATGAAAAAGTAATCAATGGAATTTTAAAAGAATTCGGACTGCCGGAAGAGGGAACCCACATCATCAATGGGCATGTGCCGGTAAAAAGCAAGAATGGGGAGAACCCGATCAAATGTAACGGAAAAGTCCTGGTCATTGATGGAGGATTTTCCAGAGCATACCAGAAGGAGACTGGAATTGCGGGGTATACGCTGATCTACAATTCCTACGGACTGATCCTTGCAGCCCATGAGCCTTTTGAATCTACGGAGGCCGCCATAGAAAAGGAAAGCGATATCCATTCGGACAGTACCATTGTAAAACGGGTGGCCATCCGCAAGCTGGTAGGAGATACGGACATTGGAAAGGACTTAAAAGAGCAGATTGAAGATCTGGAAGCACTGCTTATGGCTTATAGAAGCGGACGGATCGCGGAGCGCATGTAA
- the dapB gene encoding 4-hydroxy-tetrahydrodipicolinate reductase encodes MVKAIMHGCNGKMGQVITGLIKADEAIEIVAGIDTYTGIANDYPVFESIEKCDVKADVIIDFSNSAAADRLLDFCVDRQIPVVLCTTGLSEEQLSKVEEAAKKVAVLKSANMSLGINLLLKLLQDATKVLAPAGFDIELVERHHNQKVDAPSGTALALADSINESMDNAYSYVYDRSQVRKKRDSKEIGISAVRGGTIVGDHEVIYAGADEVIEFKHTAYSKTVFGKGAVEAAKFLAGKPAGRYDMSDVIQF; translated from the coding sequence ATGGTAAAGGCAATTATGCATGGCTGCAATGGCAAGATGGGACAGGTAATCACCGGCCTTATAAAAGCGGACGAAGCGATAGAGATCGTAGCGGGCATTGATACATATACGGGAATCGCCAATGACTACCCGGTGTTTGAGAGTATAGAAAAATGTGATGTAAAGGCAGATGTGATCATTGATTTCTCCAACTCAGCGGCAGCGGACCGGCTTCTGGACTTTTGCGTAGACAGGCAGATTCCGGTTGTTCTTTGCACCACCGGGTTATCAGAGGAACAGCTTTCGAAGGTAGAAGAAGCGGCAAAGAAGGTAGCGGTACTGAAGTCTGCCAATATGTCCCTGGGGATCAATCTGCTCCTGAAGCTTCTTCAGGACGCCACCAAGGTGCTGGCACCTGCCGGATTCGATATCGAACTGGTGGAAAGGCATCATAACCAGAAGGTAGATGCACCCAGCGGGACAGCTCTGGCATTGGCGGACTCTATCAATGAGTCCATGGACAACGCGTATTCCTATGTATATGACAGAAGCCAGGTGCGCAAGAAGCGTGACAGCAAGGAGATCGGAATCTCTGCGGTACGCGGCGGCACCATTGTGGGGGATCACGAAGTCATTTATGCGGGAGCGGATGAGGTGATTGAGTTCAAGCATACGGCATATTCTAAGACCGTATTTGGCAAAGGAGCCGTGGAGGCCGCCAAGTTCCTGGCAGGGAAACCGGCCGGAAGATACGATATGTCCGATGTAATCCAGTTCTAA
- the dapA gene encoding 4-hydroxy-tetrahydrodipicolinate synthase, which yields MAIFKGSGVAIVTPFKEDGSIDYDKLDELIDYHCENGTDSIIICGTTGESATMTEEEHMDCVKFAIERTKKRIPVVAGTGSNCTRTAIDMSKEAAESGADGLLVVTPYYNKATQAGLIAHYTAVAKEAKAPIIMYSVASRTGCNIEPATVAALVKNVDNIVGVKEASGNISQIAKIMSMTDGNIDLYSGNDDQIVPLLSLGGIGVISVLANVAPKETHDICAKFFEGDIEGSAKLQLKAIPLIDRLFCEVNPIPVKRAMKLMGMDCGPLRMPLTELTAEHEQSLAQAMKDFGIQLV from the coding sequence ATGGCTATATTCAAGGGATCTGGGGTGGCTATCGTCACGCCGTTTAAGGAAGATGGAAGTATTGATTACGATAAACTGGATGAACTGATTGACTATCACTGTGAGAATGGAACAGATAGTATTATTATATGTGGTACTACCGGGGAGTCAGCCACAATGACAGAAGAGGAGCACATGGACTGCGTGAAGTTCGCCATTGAGCGTACAAAGAAAAGAATTCCTGTGGTTGCGGGAACCGGTTCGAACTGTACGAGAACGGCGATCGACATGTCCAAAGAAGCGGCAGAGAGCGGTGCAGATGGGCTGCTGGTGGTAACGCCTTATTACAATAAAGCGACGCAGGCAGGCCTGATCGCCCACTATACCGCAGTGGCAAAGGAGGCAAAGGCACCGATCATCATGTACAGCGTTGCAAGCCGTACGGGATGTAATATTGAGCCGGCTACTGTGGCTGCGCTGGTGAAGAATGTGGATAATATTGTGGGTGTCAAGGAGGCTTCGGGAAATATTTCTCAGATTGCAAAGATCATGTCCATGACGGACGGCAATATCGACCTGTATTCAGGAAATGACGACCAGATCGTGCCGTTACTGTCACTTGGCGGAATCGGAGTGATCTCCGTACTGGCCAATGTTGCCCCAAAAGAAACTCACGATATCTGCGCAAAGTTCTTTGAAGGCGATATTGAAGGAAGCGCAAAACTGCAGCTGAAGGCAATTCCTCTGATTGACCGTCTTTTCTGCGAGGTGAATCCTATTCCGGTAAAGAGAGCTATGAAGCTCATGGGAATGGACTGCGGACCGCTTCGCATGCCTTTGACAGAACTGACTGCGGAACATGAGCAATCACTGGCACAGGCTATGAAGGATTTTGGCATTCAGCTGGTATAG
- a CDS encoding single-stranded DNA-binding protein has product MSDKIIENNQVTIMGEVASPFTFSHEVFGEGFYMVDVNVKRLSNSEDRIPLMISERLIDVSQDYTGEFIMVSGQFRSYNRHDEQKNRLVLSVFVREVSFIEEELDGAKTNNIFLDGYICKLPVYRKTPLGREIADLLLAVNRPYGKSDYIPCICWGRNARFASTFEVGEHVQIMGRIQSREYIKKLTETETEKRIAYEVSVSKLECLEE; this is encoded by the coding sequence ATGTCAGATAAGATCATTGAAAACAACCAGGTAACCATTATGGGGGAAGTCGCATCGCCGTTTACGTTCAGCCACGAAGTGTTTGGAGAAGGCTTTTATATGGTGGACGTTAACGTAAAGCGCCTCAGCAATTCCGAAGACAGGATTCCGCTTATGATATCGGAACGGCTCATCGATGTGTCTCAGGACTACACCGGAGAGTTTATTATGGTAAGCGGGCAGTTCCGCTCTTATAACAGACACGATGAACAAAAGAACAGACTTGTATTATCCGTATTCGTAAGAGAAGTGTCTTTTATAGAAGAGGAGCTGGACGGGGCGAAGACTAACAACATATTCCTGGACGGCTATATCTGCAAATTGCCGGTATACCGCAAGACGCCGCTTGGGAGAGAGATCGCGGACCTTTTGCTGGCTGTTAACAGGCCGTATGGCAAATCAGACTACATACCATGCATCTGCTGGGGCAGAAACGCAAGATTCGCGTCGACATTCGAAGTGGGCGAGCATGTCCAGATTATGGGAAGGATCCAGAGCAGGGAATACATCAAGAAACTGACAGAGACAGAGACGGAGAAGAGAATCGCCTATGAGGTGTCTGTCAGCAAACTGGAATGCCTGGAAGAATAG
- the typA gene encoding translational GTPase TypA, whose product MKTKREDIRNIAIIAHVDHGKTTLVDELLKQSGVFRENQEVEERVMDSNDIERERGITILSKNTAVYYKDTKINIIDTPGHADFGGEVERVLKMVNGVVLVVDAFEGAMPQTKFVLRKALDLNLPVIVCINKIDRPEARPDEVIDEVLELFMDLDASDDQLDCPFIYASAKSGIAVLDLTDEEKDMQPLFETILEYIPAPEGDPDASTQVLISTIDYNEYVGRIGVGKVDNGTIKVGMDAIVVNEHNPDRQEKVRISKLYEFDGLNKVDVKEATIGSIVAISGIADISIGDTICSPEEPKAIPFQKISEPTIAMQFIVNDSPFAGQEGKYVTSRHLRDRLFRELNTDVSLRVEESDSTDSFKVSGRGELHLSVLIENMRREGYEFAVSKAEVLYKKDENGKLLEPMEVAYIDVPDEFTGTVIDKLSQRKGELQGMGTTGGGYTRLEFKIPSRGLIGYRGEFLTDTKGNGIMNTAFDGYAPYKGDIQYRKQGSLIAFETGESVTYGLYSAQERGVLFIGPGEKVYSGMVIGENAKTDDIEVNVCKTKHLTNTRSSSADEALRLTTPKVLSLEEALDFIDTDELLEVTPENLRIRKKILDPKMRKRGNK is encoded by the coding sequence ATGAAGACAAAACGTGAAGACATTCGTAATATAGCCATTATCGCCCATGTTGACCATGGAAAGACGACATTGGTAGATGAATTATTAAAACAAAGCGGCGTATTCCGCGAGAATCAGGAAGTAGAAGAACGCGTCATGGACTCCAATGACATCGAGCGGGAGCGCGGCATTACCATCCTGTCGAAAAACACTGCCGTATACTATAAAGACACGAAGATCAACATTATCGACACGCCCGGTCACGCCGACTTCGGCGGTGAAGTGGAACGCGTCCTTAAGATGGTAAATGGAGTCGTCCTGGTGGTAGATGCTTTCGAGGGAGCCATGCCTCAGACCAAATTCGTACTGCGCAAGGCACTGGATCTGAATCTCCCGGTCATCGTCTGCATCAATAAGATTGACCGTCCGGAAGCCAGGCCTGACGAAGTCATTGATGAGGTCCTGGAATTATTCATGGATCTGGATGCCTCCGATGACCAGCTGGACTGTCCTTTTATATACGCTTCCGCCAAATCCGGAATTGCTGTCCTGGATCTGACGGATGAAGAAAAGGACATGCAGCCTCTCTTTGAGACGATCCTGGAATATATTCCGGCGCCGGAAGGAGACCCGGATGCTTCCACCCAGGTATTGATCAGCACCATCGACTACAATGAGTATGTAGGCCGTATCGGCGTGGGAAAGGTGGACAACGGCACGATCAAAGTGGGTATGGATGCGATCGTTGTCAATGAGCACAATCCCGATCGTCAGGAAAAAGTCCGCATCAGCAAGCTCTATGAATTCGACGGACTGAATAAGGTAGATGTAAAGGAAGCTACCATCGGCTCCATCGTTGCCATCTCCGGAATTGCCGATATCTCCATCGGGGATACCATCTGCTCTCCGGAAGAGCCAAAGGCGATTCCATTCCAGAAGATCTCAGAGCCGACTATCGCGATGCAGTTTATCGTAAATGACAGTCCTTTTGCCGGCCAGGAAGGAAAATACGTTACCTCCCGGCATCTGCGCGACCGCCTGTTCCGGGAATTGAACACGGATGTAAGCCTCCGTGTGGAAGAATCCGACAGCACCGACAGTTTCAAAGTGTCCGGCCGGGGCGAGCTGCATCTGTCCGTCCTGATCGAGAACATGCGCCGGGAAGGGTATGAATTCGCGGTCAGCAAGGCGGAAGTCCTGTATAAAAAGGATGAAAACGGCAAATTATTAGAACCAATGGAAGTTGCGTATATTGATGTTCCGGATGAATTTACCGGAACCGTCATTGACAAGCTAAGCCAGAGAAAGGGAGAACTGCAGGGCATGGGAACCACCGGCGGCGGCTATACCAGGCTGGAGTTTAAAATTCCTTCCCGAGGGCTCATCGGCTACCGTGGAGAATTCCTCACCGATACCAAGGGGAATGGAATTATGAATACCGCGTTTGACGGATATGCGCCTTATAAAGGGGATATCCAGTACCGCAAGCAAGGCTCCCTCATCGCTTTCGAGACTGGCGAGTCCGTAACCTATGGCTTGTACAGTGCCCAGGAACGAGGCGTACTCTTCATCGGACCAGGCGAAAAGGTATATTCCGGAATGGTAATCGGTGAAAATGCCAAGACGGATGATATTGAAGTGAACGTCTGCAAGACCAAGCATCTGACCAACACGCGTTCATCCAGCGCCGATGAAGCGCTGCGTCTGACTACGCCTAAGGTCTTAAGCCTGGAAGAAGCGCTGGACTTCATCGATACCGACGAGTTGTTGGAAGTAACCCCTGAGAATCTTAGGATCCGCAAGAAAATCCTGGATCCGAAAATGAGAAAAAGAGGAAATAAATAA
- a CDS encoding phosphatase PAP2 family protein — translation MTFLWLLEGIRTPFLDKLMQFITYFGQEIIIIAVICALYWCADKRFAYLLGFTYFTAGLCVQSLKITFRIPRPWILDPGFHAVESAIPGATGYSFPSGHTQGATCLFFPLALKARKFWIKFLCILAFLAIGFSRMYLGCHTPKDVLASMGISLLVSALIWHYQEFFLDDTKHLKLIAAILAGLSLAVAAYSLILLRNGTIEVKYAADCCKAAGAGLGFAIGWYVERTRLNFDTRTGNFWSQILKLAAGLAAALIIKEGFSLLFGSSILAKMVEYLILVLWVLVIYPYLFSKLLRRNV, via the coding sequence ATGACATTTTTATGGCTGTTAGAAGGAATCCGTACTCCCTTCTTAGACAAACTGATGCAATTCATCACATATTTTGGCCAGGAAATCATCATCATAGCGGTTATCTGCGCACTGTACTGGTGCGCGGATAAGCGCTTTGCTTATCTGCTTGGCTTTACTTATTTTACGGCCGGACTGTGCGTGCAGTCCCTAAAGATCACATTCCGCATTCCAAGGCCCTGGATTCTGGATCCTGGCTTCCATGCGGTAGAAAGCGCCATTCCCGGCGCAACAGGCTACTCGTTTCCCAGCGGGCATACGCAGGGCGCTACCTGCCTGTTCTTCCCGCTGGCGCTAAAAGCAAGGAAGTTCTGGATAAAGTTTCTGTGTATCCTTGCTTTCCTTGCCATTGGATTCTCCCGGATGTATCTGGGCTGCCACACGCCCAAAGATGTGCTGGCATCCATGGGCATCTCTCTTCTGGTATCTGCCCTTATCTGGCACTACCAGGAGTTTTTCCTGGATGACACCAAGCACCTGAAACTGATCGCCGCTATCCTGGCCGGCCTCTCCCTGGCTGTTGCCGCCTATTCCCTGATCCTGCTTCGAAATGGCACGATCGAAGTCAAATATGCGGCAGACTGCTGTAAGGCTGCCGGAGCAGGGCTCGGATTCGCCATCGGCTGGTACGTAGAACGTACCCGTCTGAATTTTGACACCCGCACTGGGAATTTCTGGTCCCAGATATTGAAACTGGCCGCTGGTTTAGCGGCTGCGCTCATAATCAAGGAAGGCTTTTCGCTTCTCTTCGGAAGTTCTATCTTGGCAAAAATGGTGGAATATCTTATACTGGTGTTGTGGGTATTGGTAATCTACCCTTATCTATTCAGTAAACTATTGAGGAGAAATGTATGA